cgaattgggggggcttctgccagatgagttcacgcagcattttcaatcgccatttttattctgataattttcaaaatattacggttatcgtgtcatgaaatgtagttttaaaagtatttcagaatGTAGTTGGTTTAAACTcagatatgcggtttatttataaagacagcgtctatttaaaaaatttgtTTCGCCGGTCTCGGAGACGTGAGCTCCACATGATCAGCGGGAGGTccatcatcatgtatccgccgcgAGCAGCCTcagctcggctagaccttctgacatttcctgctggctctgatgtctctttagtggttcaagataaaacaTAATTAGTTTGGGGTAAAActaaacgtttcttatctttggcctttattcaattaatctattaatatgttttatatatatatatatatacacaagtccTCTTTATTCCTGTTTCTAtacaaatatgaacttttgtcatatagctccagttgactgctcactgacaacatcagtcgttcctccatgttgaatgagtgactcctagcaggctcctgattggttaacgcggcacgAATTGACggcaaagtttacatttttcaacTCCGgtggcagacgcgaattcgcgcctaacgctaaatgcacaaaaagcatcattcgcgcttaacgcgcgaAACGCTCAATTCGCGTGTCAATTCGCATCATTTGTGCGCAACGCTCAATTCGCGcgaactagatgcgcgaatgaggcgaattcgtgTCTTCTGCGCCACGCTAAATGCCTCATTCgcaccgcgagacctccagacgcgcatAAATGTGCCTTTGCATCGACTaaacattgaaatcatttgcgCCAGACActctattcgcatttggtgtgaacacagcattagatgTTTTGTTAGTACATGAATGTTGTCTTacacattttatctccccaacagattaatttgaaataagtttataatgcatgttcggTATTCTCAATTCAAAAGACCGCACACACTGACTGTGTCTCTGAATGCTTCTCATACTCGCTCCTATCTTCTCCACACGGCACGAATCTCGAGTCACGGACGAGACGTTCACACTCGCTGTATTCACGCAGCCTGTTTCGTAACGCTGGGTTATATTCGCTCGCCCTGCACCTCTTCACGAGCGCATCTGGCAGTATGATGAGGCTCAACACACGCTCACAACCTGCATCGACTCGCACCTGGCTCCGCGTTTAATACCAATGTAAGTTCAGTCTAACTGCTTTCTAATTTCACTTGGATGAAATTAAACATTCAGCACCTTTTCCACCAATCCCAAATACAATGTAAGATATGTAATACTTTACAAATTGACTAAAGAAatagttatttatataaaataaaaaaataaaatctttccaGTGAAATTcatcaattaaattaattatgtaaAAGTAGTAATACAGTTATAATCTTCCCTgctgaacaataaaataaacataaatataaaactcCTCCCCAAAACACAAAGAATGGTTTTCagggttataatgggaattgtatTGGTTTTTCTGTAAACTATAATGTTGTCAATTTGATActaatattactatattactaatattatgttaaaatgttgacacagtgtaatagttttataaatgttgttagggttagggtttttaGGGTTAGTCTGGTTTGgtccaaccctaaccctaaccctaaccctaactatcaGTGACTGTTCTTTATTCTTGACTTTAGGGCTCGCTTAATTCCAAAATCCCTGTTAGCCCTTTGGGCAGGCATACTACAGCTTTTGGTAGCTCAAAATAGATGTAACTAGCCTGAACAAAAATGACACCGGCTGGACTTCACAGGTTGTCTATTCCCGTCTTTGTATTttcttaacattgaaatcactcaCGTCAGACCCTCTATTTGCGTCTGCTGTGAATGCagcataagcatgtttcttttccacatttactttttaatccattgtcaagtcattttaaacttcttaaatattaataataataaaaaaaaaagtaatattggcTTTATATCAGCTATCGGCCCCCTGCTTTCTAAGATATCTGCAGTCAAGaaacacatatcggtcgaccactatgaaataggggctttatggagagtgtgtatacatgGTTATAAGTATAACAGTTCATTAATTTGAGGAGAATAAGAAGTGTCTCAGCtctcaagggactatttggccaaTCAGCTTTTTCCTGCTTGAAAAGCTAAATGTTATTGATGTactacagtccctccagaaaaacgcggattttttttgtgattgttgcgggcaaaaatccttgattttgcggcacgttttcttaaaaaatgcgatggaatatgcgggatatttttgcaattttatccGATGAatttgcgtgaacttgcaaaaactgcggtttgatgaaaaagagaaaaaaaggtgattcccccaacacctttttctcactaggctactaccttaatgtaaagagtaatttcttattacttcccatgataagcgagcatactaaatcacagaatatttaagttgcaatctcttactggaACGTaagttattttacatactactaatataattacaactaagtttttggtactgttctgtaacagaaaagtgcaatcttacaactgttaagttgcatcaacttctgaatgaaactacaacagtgttagtagcctagtgagaagagggtgttgggggaatcacctttttttctctttttcatcaaaccgcagttttcgcaagttgtCGCAATATAATTTgtctccactgtcatgtaaccaatcgggaaactgctttgtGCGTTCTTTTACGCTTATTtgtgttggcaaataagaatgatttgcgcgcttcaagtttcaccctggtttcaccgcggggtttgcagatgatgttcacgtcacgtaattacgtcacttcataaggttcccatggcaataggggaaaatggtgctttacttgtgtgaagtaaacgcaacatttttcagctttctgctaatatatatatatatatgtgagttttttgcaacgaaaatacagggattatgaaatcatgctagccccgcatattttgctttctgaaatcgtcaatttatgcggcaaaagagcggcgtatttgaaaaaatgcgaccccgcataaatgtgcggcctttggctgattatgcattaaatcaggcgatcgtataatcgcgtttttctggagggactggtacTAGCATTACTCAGCATTACTTATACCTTCAagcaacactacattcaatgaaggtaaaatggtaaaaaacataatagtttatttaaatggaaCAAGAAAATTTGTATAGCAtaatatatgttgcattttgacattgccaacctttaaattaagttgacagtaagtaataagCAGTATTAAGCACTGAGTAGTTGAATATTGTTAAGTTTTCCttaacactatttttatttttatagttgtttaatgattttaatggaactggAATTGAAAACGGAACCATAAGGCAGAACTGGAAAATTTCTAATGATTCCTAACCCTACTGAAGAATCGACTTGCaataaacagaagaaaaagaaaatcaaaaaatattattttgtgttccacagaatatgATACAGGTTTAAATCTATATGAGGGAGTACGAGACAAAAAGCTaattttcagatgaaaatatatttagctgtttgtgaatgtatgtataataaaaatatatccaATGATCTGTttaaattgaataatataaacaaaaaaacccTTAACTATGACTTACCTCTATACAAATTTCCTGGATGAAGTCATTTTGTCCGTCTTGGTCCTCCTCATCCCTCTTCTGTCCATCCAGATCTTCCTCATCCCTCTTCTGTCCATCCAGATCTTCCTCATCCCTCTTCTGTCCATCCAGATCCTCCTCATCCCTCTTCTGTCCATCTTGATGTGAAGTTTTCATCTATAATCAAAAAAATTTTAAGTTAACTTACAGtcatttcaaaaacaacattttaaagtattaaagtcCTCTTCATCATAAGTGGTGTATGATTCTTTCTTCATATTCTTGTACAGTTTGTGTCCATGCgccttgtttaatgttaaaagTGTGACAGATTCCATCTCAttagtaaaataaactttaacagaAATCAGCCGCCCCTCCCCCACCCCCTCGCTCTCTGCTCAGCGCTCACTCTCTGCTTCGCTCTCTGCTCTGGGCCTCCGCTCCGCTCGGCTCGTGTGGGGGAGGGGCGCAGATCACACATTGCGTGAAGCATTAATCTTTCATCTTTAATCTCCACACAACACCGATACACTGATTAATAAATCCacagtttatatttcattctTTAAACATTACTTGCTtcgtttttttttacactgcttcTCTTATAGAATTGTTCTACATCACTTATACAgatataaatatgtacagtatacctattaaaaatacttatttaagaaGGGGGCGATTTTGGCAGTCAGCTCTTGCCATTTtcctcattaaaatcattaattaaaactaatctatGCAAAACATATCAACTGGTGGTTGTACCTCTCTCCCTCCCCCACTCTCTATCTACATAAAACCATGAACACTTAATTGAATAATGAAATAACACGGATACAGAAGTTAAAATAAATCGACAGTTGATATTTACTGTGTTAGAACAGTACTTACTCCGTCCTTCGCGCTGTTTCTCCGGTGTCTCTGCTCACAGATCGCGTGGTGCTCCCGCAGCCGCCTCAGTCTCCGGTTAAACCGCTCCGTCATTTCTCTCCGTTCATACGCGTCACTGTCACGTTTCGCGGAACGCGAGCTCTATTCACGTACTCCACGTGACGTAATGCTGGCGCCAAAAAGCCGTGCATAATGATCGCCATTAAATGCAGCTCGATGAAAAACAATTGCATTTGTGAGGCAGTTGTTGCTGAAAAGCATACATCCTATTTTATGTACTCCTTATTTGGGAAAGTAATTGTGatatttaagaaataaagaaagaaatacagtTTATGTACAGATATGTACGTTCACTGGCCGACCAATCACAAAAATCACCAAGCCAACCAATCAAAAAATCGGAGCCGTTCTCTTCCAGCCAATGATAAATTGGCTGCAGTTCACGTCCCTATCCTTTAGAGGGAGCGCAGGAGAATGAAGGAAACACAGTTCTGTCATGATCTGCTATTGAAGTAAGGACATTTGAGAGATTTGCACAGCACAATGCCCCACCCCCATGGGGGCTATTCTGAGCAAAATAAAGTGAGGACCACGATTTTGTCCTCACTTTACCAAAAGGTCCTCACTTAAAAGGTGTTTTGTCACATTTTGGTCCTCACTAATATagcaatacaaacacacacacagagaaagatgtgtgtgtgtgtgtcagtctaaTGTACTGCTCAAAAAACTATTCTgattatgtttcttgagcatcatattattctgatttctgaagatcatgtgacactgaagactggaggaatgatgctgaaaatacagcggagcatcacagaaataaattacactttaacacataaaaacagatgatttacatcagaataatatttcactatttttactctgtttttttaatcaattaaatgtagtcttggtgaacagaagacacttctttcaaaaacattacaaaatcttggTTGTACAGATGTTACatgaccggggctagttgtcacactcagtctagtaatttttatttatttcataattcactattaaagacattttaaaggcTTTTATGATCACATATCAGACTTAATGATTAAAACTACATCTGAGTGTTATGTGTGAGTGTTTATGTCGCTCTAATGGAGGTTTACAAGCCATCGTCTCATCAGGACTGATTATGAACAGAAACatgtagaagtgtgtgtgtgatgtgagcgGTGCACCTCGCTGACGTAGATGTCCTCGTCCTCGTCTGTCCTGTAGCACAGCGTGAGTCCCAGCTTCTCCTGACTGCTCAGTCGAAGCAGCTCCACCTcctgcagagacacacacacacacacacacacacacatacagttacaTCAGTCAACAGACTCCACTGGAAATTGAGTTTTTTGCACTGGATTTATTGAAGGATGTATTCATTTAAGactgactttaaaaaaatgtttgttgtttgtttagtaGGATTTTAATTTTGGTAATTTTTcagtttgtatatatttttttgatgtgGGATTtagcaatttaaaacaatttagaacaatttttaatgttttggtttttattttttggtgtattttttattattattatttggggaattgttttatttgtttaattgttttatttacaattgtttttatttaacttgacaTCTTGAATAAAATGGTATTTTATGACTACAtaagcatttacaaaaaaaataaaaaattacaacaaatatttacaagtttgttttaaaacaagattacgttttatttcttttagttaaaaacacttttattttttgattttgtaATGTTTCAGGTATAGaatttgctttatatttttatttatttaggtgtaATTTTAATGGAGACTTCATTTGAAACGTTTTGTTATTACTCACTCATTCATTTGGTCTTACATTTgaatttaacttttatatttggGTTTTGTTTATGAATTGACTtaaaatttctttttatttatttaggtgcttttattttatttatttttggtgcaagatataaattaaacaattgtatttcctttaaatttactgtaaactaatattgttattattattattttttggtgtaggacaaaggagaaaaaaaagctgATTTTCACTAAAATATTGCTAAAATATTAGAGAAATAATTATGTAGAGATTATCACACTAATACGTGACCTCATAAGGGTCAGTTTTGTgtaattgagatgtatacatctcctgaaagctgaataaatgatctctccagtgaagagtggtttgttcggaggacaatatttgtctgagatacaactattataaatctggaatctgagggagcaaaaacatctaaatattgagaaaatcatctttaaagttgttcatatgaagttcttagcaatgaatattactaatcaaacattaagttttgatatatttacagtagaagatttactaaatatcttcagtgaacatgatctttacttaatatcctgatgatttttgTCTTAAAGGAAAAACTGATAATTTTGACCATAACACTGTATTCTTGTCTATTTCTACAGATATAGCCCAGAGACTCGAGACTGCtcttgtgctccagggacacaatTCAACGTGTAATTTCAAAGACTGAAACAGTATTTTCATATATAACATGTTTCTGGGGTCAGGCAGGAGTCAGAGGATCTATATTTCATCCGCAGACATCCAGAGGCTGAATAATCACACGCCTCTCAGAGAAACCTTACATTCATACATCCTGAACAATCTCACCTGCTCCTTCCCACAATGCATTCTGCACTGCTTTAACTGTTCAATTAAAAATCTGGTTATTTtcgtcttgttttccagtacgtAATGTTTGCTAAATTCTAAAATGGAATGTTCCTTTAGCATTCgcaaaaccaaaaaaataataaatgaaaaatgtaaaaaatggacATTTTGCATGTTCAAAGAATAGCGTTTTCATAATGTTGGTGTTCTCAGCACGTTTTATGACTGACGCTGTTATATCTTCAGTGTATGTGAGTCTCAGGTGAAAGGGCTCTCACCTCGTACTGGAAGTCGTCGTTCCTCTCGCCGTCCGCTGCCATGTTGTCCTCCGAGTATTCCTGATCCAAGGTGTGCAGAGAGAGACAGCTGAGCAGAGAACACACACTAGTGAGCGACACATCACGGGACCATCACAGAGAGGATCacaatcactttccagaacattctccttCACTGTTCCTGACTGGTGAATGATCTTCCCATCCCGATCCCGATCGATGAATCCCTGACTATCTACAAGCAACAgatgaaaactcatctctttcaacacatatatatacacattttatttgttccttctctttctagcttgtactcATTTGAACAGTGTCTAAACCTTGGTATTACGAGCACTTcgtgtgtctgtttgcctctttaagaagaattacTTTTGAGTCCCCCAAATttagttttggataaaagcatctgcaaaatgactaaatataaatactgagtgacgtttttaataatttcatagatatttcTGGTGGTACAttcatttagtgttttttagcAACATTTTTCTTGCTTTATCTGCCATGTGACATGATGAAACATAATTCAGTTGCCTTCCTCTGTGGACACGTTTGCACGGACTCCGAGTTTAATCTGAATCAGCCGTTTTAACTCTAGTCTGTTTTCAGTTTGAGTGTTTCATCATGTGATTTGTTTTTACACTGATTCATCCCAGAGAATAAAAATATGTGTCTCTGGAGCACAAACGTCTCGAGTCTCTGGGCTGTAtctgtagaaatagacaacattACACTGtgtgagtcacaattatacatttctcttttatgacaaaaatcatgaggatattaagtaaagatcatgttcatgaagatatttagtaaatcttctactgtaaatatattaaaacttaatgtttgacTAGTAATacacattgctaagaacttcatctgaacaactttaaagatgattttctcaatatttagatgtttttgctccctcagattccagattttcagatagttgtatctcagacaaatattgtcctccagAGGTTATGAATGAGAAACATTCCATGAATGCGTTTTATGAATTCCCATCTCATGAGATACAGCAGTAAAATGCTACTAAAGGTCTCAATAATATAATATGAGGTTATATAATAATACGAGCTCTGGAGCTCAGGAAGAGCTCAGGCGTCACATGTGGAGGAGGCTGGTGAAGAACGAGCGCAGAGACTGCAGAAGTCAGCCGatggagacacaaacacacatcatgcATCTTCAGCTCAGATGTGTCGTGTGCGTCTGCTCCGAGTCTCCTTCATCTCTATCATCTCGTCTGCTGTCCTCCGCGTGACTCGCGTGCGTGTCTGTGTTTTCTTCTGCTCACGGCTGATGCTGTTCATTAGCGTGTGCTAGCGTCTCTGGTACAGTCAGGTGGTTTATCATCTGTGTGTTGACTCTATAAAGCGAGCTGAGCAATGATGCTGAAGCAGCCTGATCACTGGATTCAGATCTTTTTACACAAATGTACTGAATCTACTCCATTTACTACAGTATCTTTCCATTTCATTCATCCACCCACTCATCTAAATGCTGAACGGTCCTTAAGGGTGAGATTACTGTAAATTATTCCTGAATAATGCATATTTCCAGGCACtattacaacaacaacattcACGAGAATCCCTGAACACTTTTGTCTGGAAGAACAAAGGAAATCAGAAAGCCCACATCAGCACACGGCGCACCAAAGAGAGTTCAGAAACTAAACCTGGATCTTGAGCGGGTGACAAATTTAGACTATGAATTATCCACGGCATTAATTACCTCCCTAACCACCGCTCTGTGCCTCAGACGCTTTCAATTaacttcccagcatgcactgcagccGGCCCTGCGTCTCCTGAGGAGAAACCCAGATACTCCTGTGAACCAGTCCAgaaaacctcatgttcttcacACCGGAATGTTCTACCAAACGTTTGTATGTAACCTTCAAATAACCATCTAAACACAAGAACGCTGGACATTTGAACACTGGTAGAATATTAAACATAAACATTCAGTAATACTATATTTTAGGTGGAAAAGTTAGCAGAGCATTGAAGAAATGTCTTCCTAACCTGTAAATACCGTTTTTAATCATTACGcgataattttacattttaactattgtgggaaattataaaaaaatgaatgttgaaattattaatatttacagtagTAGAATGCTGTTGTAACCTTTAAGTAAAATTCTAATAACGAAAgtaaaactggacatttcaacagaaaataaatattaaaataatgctaaGTGAAGTTGGTGCAGTGTCATAACAAacatttttgtaacctttaaataacattacaATCATGATAAGAAACATTCAATGGTTTCAACAGCGAGAAACATTCAGAAACAACGTTCCTTCAAcgttttcagaatcagaaagattGTGTTTCCACACACTAGGATTTGTCTTGAGCTTCCAGTATGGGTGACACGCAAATAATATCTCAATATTTCCTGGGATCTTatcaataatgataattaaactaCATTTCGCTCAGTGTATTATTGTGCTGGTATCTTATACTTCTAAAGTTTTTGATATTCTCTTATTCTGTGTGATGGTCAGTTCACACTGATAGAAATGTATCATTTCCAATAAGTTTAAATTGATTTTGACCTTTTATGGGAATTCTTAACTTTAAAAAGCCATTTTTCTAAAAGTTTGCaagtcaaattcttacatttaatggGTGATTtacaataataagacatttggggGTTTAACAGGCAAATAAATATCAGAACAATTCATCTTTgcactgcagaggaaacacagaagctgcgtCTGAAGTGGGATTTAGATTTACACACCGTTTAATGCAGAGCGTTTCATCTGCAGTTACTGATGCATAAATGTTTTGatgtattaaacaaaaaacactgaataCTGATCAAATTAAAATACCTTAAATGTGGAATTAAAAcggccagtaggtggcagcaagccagtgttaataagtgagtcattgtgattgaactgaatcatttaaacggttgattcagaTTCAGGAACGAATCACTGTCATGCTGCTCAGAGACTCAAAACAGAGCTGTGCCTGTGTTTTAAACTTTTGTTGTTGTCGAAATAGAGCATAAATAGgcagtttgtttttttgtttcttgaaCTGTTGTAAAAGACTCAGCATCACGTATGTAATCATGGTAAGTTTTAAACGGACAGACATGAGCTATGTGCTGAATGTGTTGGTCACCTGTCGGACAGGAGGAAGGGGCAGATGTCCGGCACCGGTGGTGTGGCCGGACGCAGTTTGGCCAGAGCCATGATGTGCTCGAAGGTGATCTCCGTCTGCGTGCACACGTCCACCAGCTGGACGTCCTGCGCTGACCCTTGACCCCGGGGCCGAGGGGTCCGCCGGAGCACCTGCACCACGATGGGGTCTTTAGCGCTGCGTAAAGCCTCGGCCGCCTCCTCATGACTGGCTCTGGACAGATCCCTCCCGTTCACCTGAAACACACTTACTCACTGACTTCAGTGCgaaacactcacaaacacacaggactCAGAGCAGGAGTCAGGCTGAGAACACATTAGATGCCATTAAtcgatttaaaataatgttttcatactatgtgtgtgtgtgagtatttaCATAAGGTTACAGTGCATATACACATGTGTATTTATCTATACATATACattgtaaacaaacttttattttgaatcaaTTAATCGCAACTAATCGATTTGCAGCCCTACTCAGAATTCACATTTTGCTCTCTATGAATGTAGAAAAGAGCGTGAACATcctgctaaacatctccttttgtgtttctaGGAAGCCTTACCAGTTGAAATCCTAAATGAAGGAATGATGAATTAGAATTAAAATTTTCATGCATTTGGATCTCACCACTTTAACAAAGTAATAAACTTAATGAGATCCATATTTGTTATATTAACCGGTCAGATTTCTGCACTTAAAAAAGCATAGTATAGTTCAATTATTTGCATGCATTCATTTCCatttttgaaatgcatttatgaaaTAGCTTGGAATCAGTATTTCTGTTCATTGAGAAAacaattacttttattcagttaAAGACTGATATTTTAGTGACATTGAAGTCCACACAAAAAATACctgtaataatgttatttttagtaggtgttttttccatttaaattgatttgttattcattttttgttattttttatttcagttttgttttgttatctTAGTACAAGTTGAAATGGCAAATGTTGCATTGGCAtattaaatcttttttatattttacttaaaataatgtttttttttttgttgcatttttaattttatttcactaAAATAACCCTGTTTAGCATGAGCATGGCTAAATATGACTTATTGATGGTACTTCTCTATAGATCTGGTGAGTGTATTTAATCCACATTCAGTTTATTCCTCTATTGCAGAGATCTGAGCGTGTCTATTAATCAGTGATCTGTAATTAACTGCTCATGACTGAACTGAGCAGACTGAGTCTCACAGGACACTGATTGGCTATTAATGACACACATTACATGAGAAACGAACGCTTCAGAGCCTCGTCCTGCTGATCCCAAGAGCTGTGTGTCTCTCAATCACACGATTCCTTCATTCTCCCTGTGTCTGGATCATCAGAGTTTGAGCTGCAGTGCTGATTATATTCATGTTATTCTACTGTACTCAGCACTTCATGATGAATTCATTGGATTGGTTCATTatagatgaaaataaaaagaaatgacttCTAAAAAGACACTGAAAATTTTGATTCTGATTTGTTTGAGCAGCTAATGTCAACTACTGAATCAACCAATGGAGTGAGAGTGGGCGGGGCTATCTGCTTGACTGACCAATGACAGATGGGGGCGTGTCATCTTTTAACATTGCTCCTCTGCTGTatgaaaataactcaaactagacaagaaccaaaaataaaaaactatcgacatattgaaaataataataacaataataataataaacaaaaaaataaaaccaact
The sequence above is drawn from the Carassius gibelio isolate Cgi1373 ecotype wild population from Czech Republic chromosome B25, carGib1.2-hapl.c, whole genome shotgun sequence genome and encodes:
- the LOC128014675 gene encoding FK506-binding protein 4-like, producing MTERFNRRLRRLREHHAICEQRHRRNSAKDGMKTSHQDGQKRDEEDLDGQKRDEEDLDGQKRDEEDLDGQKRDEEDQDGQNDFIQEICIEVSHS